One genomic segment of Suricata suricatta isolate VVHF042 chromosome 16, meerkat_22Aug2017_6uvM2_HiC, whole genome shotgun sequence includes these proteins:
- the ZNF285 gene encoding LOW QUALITY PROTEIN: zinc finger protein 285 (The sequence of the model RefSeq protein was modified relative to this genomic sequence to represent the inferred CDS: inserted 9 bases in 6 codons; deleted 1 base in 1 codon; substituted 6 bases at 6 genomic stop codons), with translation MGVVNQETVTFKDVAVVFTEEELALLDKTQIHLHQDVMRENFRNLVSVGNRIKNNISXLPGKGSSYLWQGVLYCRQIWKQRLSEFTGSREYVVNHQGDCPQYLEGDVSXCEEWARVSLQISENENYVIKATNLENQDGTAWKGLTQVLTLECWKGAHIVTEPEFSRXRMRIHMEQKPYGGAQCDDGVSQTSCENGDSQERKXRYTHCGKHFAKSTVKXHKTVPVVPQPVKCNDCEVGHVDVADPPVHPSAHREQSCRRDQCGRDFGQSSDLMVHDKTHSDEKAYEYQKXAEGCQQSSDPPRYQKDPLGDKPYKCPEYGXVFRXTTCLLNHHRVHTGXRCGVCGKGFGFRSLLCIHQGVHTGKKPYKCEECGXGFDQSSNLTVPQRVRAGEKPYKCGECSKCFSSSSVLQVHGRLHSGERPYRCGECGKGFSQSTHLHIHQRVHTGAKPCTCNVCGKAFAYSAVLHTHQRAHTGEKPYTRDVCSKGFSYSSYFHLHQRDRTREKPYKCHECGKGFSGSSDLXMHVXVHTGERPCKCKECGKGFSGNACHLAPQRARELAAIIPQVVVRVDSRQRPYASLE, from the exons ATGGGAGTTGTTAACCAG GAAACCGTGACCTTCAAGGATGTGGCTGTGGTCTTCACTGAGGAAGAGCTGGCGCTATTGGACAAGACCCAGATACACTTGCACCAGGACGTGATGCGGGAGAACTTTAGGAACCTTGTCTCAGTGG GAAACAGGATTAAAAACAACATTTCATAACTTCCAGGAAAAGGGTCGAGTTATCTCTGGCAAGGAGTGCTCTACTGCCGGCAGATTTGGAAACAAAGGCTCAGTGAATTCACTGGGAGCCGGGAGTATGTCGTGAATCATCAAGGGGATTGTCCCCAGTATTTAGAAGGAGATGTTT CCTGCGAAGAGTGGGCCCGAGTGTCTCTTCAGATTTCTGAAAATGAGAACTATGTAATAAAGGCCACTAATCTAGAAAATCAAGATGGCACCGCGTGGAAAGGCCTGACACAAGTCCTTACACTCGAGTGTTGGAAGGGAGCCCACATAGTGACTGAGCCCGAGTTCTCGA ACCGTATGAGAATTCACATGGAACAGAAACCATATGGAGGTGCTCAGTGTGATGACGGCGTCAGTCAGACGTCATGTGAAAATGGAGATTCCCAAGAACGTA GAAGATACACTCACTGTGGGAAACACTTTGCGAAGTCAACAGTCAAATGACATAAAACGGTCCCTGTGGTACCACAACCTGTCAAATGTAATGACTGTGAAGTGGGCCACGTAGATGTTGCAGACCCTCCTGTCCATCCCAGTGCCCACAGAGAGCAGTCTTGTAGACGTGACCAGTGTGGACGGGACTTCGGTCAGAGCTCGGACCTGATGGTTCATGATAAAACTCATTCAGATGAGAAAGCTTATGAATATCAAAAGTAGGCTgagggctgtcagcagagctcagACCCTCCTAGATACCAGAAGGACCCCTTGGGAGACAAACCCTACAAATGTCCCGAATATGGCTAGGTTTTCAG TACAACTTGTCTTCTCAATCATCACCGAGTCCACACGGG cagatgtggtgtgtgtgggaAGGGGTTTGGATTTAGGTCACTTCTGTGTATTCATCAGGGAGTGCACACA GGGAAAAAGCCCTACAAATGTGAGGAGTGTGGGTAGGGCTTTGATCAGAGCTCCAATCTTACTGTCCCCCAGAGAGTCCGTGCTGGAGAGAAGCCCTACAAATGCGGTGAGTGCAGCAAATGCTTCAGTTCAAGCTCTGTTCTTCAAGTCCACGGGAGGCTGCACTCGGGGGAGAGGCCTTACCGGTGTGGCGAGTGTGGAAAGGGCTTCAGCCAAAGCACACACCTTCACATTCACCAGCGAGTCCACACCGGGGCGAAGCCCTGCACGTGCAATGTGTGCGGAAAGGCTTTTGCATACAGCGCAGTTCTTCACACTCATCAGAGGGCTCACACGGGAGAAAAGCCTTACACACGTGACGTGTGCAGTAAGGGCTTCAGTTACAGCTCATACTTTCACTTACATCAAAGAGATCGGACCAGAGAGAAACCATATAAATGCCATGAGTGTGGGAAGGGCTTCAGTGGGAGTTCAGATCT CATGCACGTCTGAGTCCACACAGGAGAGAGGCCCTGTAAGTGTAAAGAATGTGGGAAGGGCTTCAGTGGTAACGCATGCCATCTTGCTCCCCAGAGAGCGC